The following proteins are encoded in a genomic region of Peromyscus eremicus chromosome 14, PerEre_H2_v1, whole genome shotgun sequence:
- the Wdr89 gene encoding WD repeat-containing protein 89 has translation MERIEEQFANLHIVRRSSEPEEPTYLLGIDTSKAVQAEQRSLVAVLCSNGSIRIYDKETLNVLREFSGAPGLLNGVRFGSSCDSVYSACTDGTVKCWDARLASEKPMQLFKGYPSNVFISFDVSCNDHVICAGTEKVDDDALLVFWDARTTSQDSSTRDPLGAYSETHSDDVTQVRFHPSNPNMVVSGSTDGLVNVFDISVDNEEDALVATCNSTSSVSCIGWSGRDYKQIYCMTHDEGFCWWDLNHLDTDEPITCLNIQDVREITDGKEGLLDYLIGGLYHEKMDRLFVIGGTNTGRIHLMSCTVSGLSRVTSLQGGHAATVRSFCWDVSEDSLLTGGEDAQLLLWKPGAMEKTFTKKDTLKIASSVQQRVRVHSSSSYKRQKQQ, from the coding sequence ATGGAGAGGATCGAGGAACAATTTGCCAATCTACATATTGTTCGACGTTCCTCGGAACCGGAAGAGCCCACTTACCTGCTTGGTATAGACACATCGAAGGCTGTCCAAGCGGAACAAAGGAGCTTGGTTGCCGTTCTGTGTTCCAATGGGTCGATAAGAATATATGATAAAGAAACGCTAAATGTACTGCGAGAATTTAGTGGCGCTCCCGGACTTCTTAATGGAGTCAGGTTTGGGAGTTCCTGTGACAGTGTCTATTCTGCGTGTACAGATGGCACTGTGAAATGTTGGGATGCCCGGTTAGCCAGTGAGAAGCCCATGCAGCTGTTCAAAGGTTACCCTTCCAACGTTTTCATCAGCTTTGATGTCAGCTGCAACGATCACGTCATTTGTGCTGGTACAGAAAAAGTTGATGATGACGCATTGTTGGTGTTCTGGGATGCAAGGACCACATCTCAGGATTCGTCTACCAGAGACCCCCTTGGTGCCTATTCAGAGACACACAGTGACGATGTCACTCAGGTACGGTTCCATCCCAGCAATCCCAACATGGTCGTCTCTGGTTCAACTGATGGCCTGGTAAATGTGTTTGATATCAGTGTCGATAACGAAGAGGATGCCTTGGttgccacctgtaactccacttcatCAGTGAGCTGTATTGGTTGGTCTGGAAGGGATTATAAACAGATTTACTGCATGACACACGATGAAGGATTTTGTTGGTGGGATCTGAACCATTTGGATACAGATGAGCCAATTACATGTTTGAACATCCAGGATGTGAGAGAAATAACTGATGGAAAGGAAGGTCTTTTGGACTACCTGATCGGTGGCCTGTATCATGAAAAGATGGACAGGTTGTTTGTTATTGGAGGAACCAACACAGGAAGGATTCACTTAATGAGCTGCACCGTGTCAGGCCTGAGCCGGGTGACCAGCCTTCAGGGGGGACACGCAGCCACTGTTCGCTCTTTCTGTTGGGACGTTTCTGAGGACTCTCTGCTGACAGGGGGAGAAGACGCACAGTTGTTGCTCTGGAAGCCTGGAGCTATGGAGAAGACCTTCACAAAGAAGGACACCTTGAAAATAGCTTCCTCTGTGCAGCAGCGAGTCCGTGTCCACAGCAGCAGTTCTTACAAGAGACAGAAACAGCAGTGA